From the genome of Chloracidobacterium sp.:
GGTGTGTGACGTGGGCGACCGGCTCCGGCGAGCCAGCTAACGCCCGCAGCCTAAGAAACGCCTGACGGGCTTCGGCTGGAGAAAGCGTCCAGAGTGGCGGGTTGCCCAGTGCGGCGACCTGCTGCAGAAAAGCTTCGGCTTGCGGGTGGAGCGGCATCGGTGTGGTTCTCCCCTTGGTCGTCGTTGCGGCGCTCAAACCAGTTGAACGGTTCGGTCGCCGCTAATGACACGTCCAATTGTAAAAGCTTCGCCGCCCTGAGCTTGAATGGCGTCACGGACAGCGTCGGCGTCTGCCTCGGCGACTACCACCACCATGCCGACGCCCATATTGAACACGCGGTAACTTTCCGTTTCCGACAGCCGCCCAAGCTCAACCAGATGGGTGAACACGGGTAAGGTAGGCCAGCTCCCGCGCTGAACCGCAACGGCGCAGCCATCGGGCAAAATGCGCGGCAGGTTATCAAGCAAACCGCCGCCGGTGATATGCGCTAAACCCTTGAGCCGTCCGCCGTCGAGCAAGGGGTCAAGGACAGGTAGGTAGCACTGGTGCGGCTTGAGCAGTTCCTCTGCGACCGTACAGCCCAAGGCGTCAACAAACGTATCGGCTTCGTAGCGAGCCGTCTCAAAAAAGAGTTTCCGCGCCAAACTGTAGCCGTTCGTATGCAGCCCGACAGAGGGCAAGCCCAGCACCACGTCGCCGACGGCGATGCGCTTCCCGTCAATGATGCGTGCACGATCCACCCAGCCGACAATAAAGCCAGCGACATCATATTCGCCGTCGGCGTAAAACCCCGGCATTTCAGCCGTCTCGCCGCCGATGAGTGGGCAGTTGAAGTCACGGCAGGCGCGCGCCAGACCGTCCACGACGGCGGCGACAATACTTGGGGCGAGCTTTCCCGTCGCAAGGTAGTCGAGAAAAAACAACGGCCGTGCGCCCTGTACAAGAATGTCATTGATGCAGTGCGCCACAAGGTCATAGCCGACTGTATCGTGGACGCCAGTAAGGAAAGCGACCTTGAGCTTCGTCCCCACGCCATCGGCGCTGGCGACGAGCACTGGGTCAGAGGCCCCCTTAAAATCAGGGTGAAACAGCGCGCCGAACCCACCGATGTCGCTTAGCACCTGCGAATTGAAGGTTGCGCGCGCTAGGTTTCGAATTCGGTGCTTGGCTTCATTGGCGGTGTCAAGGTCCACACCGGCGTCGCGGTAACTCATCATGGAAAGATGGCCCGTCAGAGGTAGAAGTCCTTTTGGTCTGGGTCATTCCCTTGTGTTAGCTCGCGGAGCAGACTTTTGACCTCGGCCTGCTCGCGCACGCGGGCTTCGTCGTCGCGGGTGAAGGTCATTTGCAAATGGTCGCCTTCCCGAATGCCGGCCGGAAGCAGCCGTCGCGGGCAGTCAAAGTACACTTGGGCGTCGCCGTGGAAGATCAGTCGGGCAAAGCCTTCGGTCAGGCTATCCACAACGAGATGATGAGGGCCGGCAGTCGCCGTATGATCCATAGCGGCGTTCCTCAAAATGCCGATCACTGGGAAAGTTTGGCGCGGACCAACTCGTTGACGGCTTTGCCATCCACAGGCCGCCCGGCCAGCTTCGCCATTACGGTTTTCATGACCAACCCGATGTCCTTGACGGAAGCGGCGCCGGTTTCGGTAATGACGGAAGTCACGAGCGTCTCCAGTTCGGCGGCGCTTGGCGGCGGCGGCAGGTAGCTTTCCAGAAGCTCCAGCTCGGCGCGTTCCTTAGCCGCCAAATCTTCACGACCACCTTTAGCGAACGACTCCGCCGCTTCACGGCGTTGCTTGATGAGCGTCGAAAGCAACGCCGTCATCTCGGTGTCGTCGAGTTGATGTTGAACCTCGATTTCTTGCTTCTGCAGCGCCGCCTTGACCATGCGCAAAGCTTCAAGGCGGGTTGTGTCCTTGGCTTTGAGCGCGGCGGTCAAATCGGCCAGCAAGCGTTCACGAAGTGTCATAACCGTCAGTCCGACAAAAGCTTGAGGTCGCGCAGGACGAGCGCGCGCACCGTAGTTTTTTCGTCGTCGGTCTCGATGACTCGAATGTAACTGGGGAGATACATCTCCCCAACCTGTTCATACAACTCCGTGTATTGCGCCACGCGCGCCAGGCGACCGGTTTCCGGATCGAAGTAGGTGACAACGTAGTGCTTCGGTAGGTTTCGTCCGTCCGCAGTCGTCACGACTTCAAGCGTCGTGATGGTGAAGCGGGAGCCGTGCATCCGCCGGCTCACTTCGGTAATTACCCCATCCCGAATCCGGTAGCTTGACGCCATCGGGTCACCGTCAAAAACCAGCTTGACGCCCAGCGCATTTTCCTCTCCCGGCACAATCCGCACCGGATAGTCGGTCGGAACCGGCATGCCGCCCGTTCGCTCCAGCCGGTGGGCGATGTTCATCGCAAGAACGTCCTGGAGCCACTGGATGCTTTCAGGACTCACACCGGGCAGTTCAAAGATAATCTCGCGGGCGTTTTTGAATGTCAGGCAACCGCTGAAGGTGCGGGCGTTTTCATCAAAGACCACGGTCGCCGTAAACCCGTGAAAACGCTCGTCGGGAAAGGTAGCACGGCGGGCGCGAGCGTCTTGCAGCAGTGCCTCCGCCGTGGCGTTGCCGGTAGTGGATACGATAACCGGAGTGGACATGGTAACTTTCCTGAAGATGAGTTCGGTTTTTTGAAACAGCATTCAAGAAACCGGGCGGTAAGCATACTTGCAACGGTCGGCGCGACGCAATTCGCGTAGAACAAGCAGGCGACGGCGTTGCGGTGTGTTTTGACAAACTCCGGCTAAGTTGGCTAGGGTGCGGCAATTGAGCCGATCATTTGTAACCCTGTTGTTTCGCGTCCCCGTCGAGGAAAGGTGTGGTTCCGCATGGCGCGACAGTGGAAAGACTACTGCGAGTTTGAGCCGATCCTTCAGCGCATTGAGTACATGCGCGTGCTTGTGTTGGACAACCTGATCGCCTGTACGTCTGACCTTAGTGAAAAGGCCAAGGACGAACCGAACTTCGACGCCGAAGCCTGGGTAGCGGAGGAGCGCAAGGTCGCCAGTTTTGCCATCAGCAACATCACACAGAACATTAACAACTTGGTCATGAAGCCTCACTGGCTGGTGGCGCGCTTGAATGAATTGACCGACGCCAAGGTGGCCGACTTTGACCCTGACGCCATCATTATCAGCGGGACGCTGCGCGACTTTGATCTCTACAATCCCAAACTAATTGCACGCTTGGAGTCATTCCTTCAGCGGACGACCATCCCGGTGCTGGGCATCTGCGGCGGCCACCAGATCATGGGGCAGGCGTTTGGTGCGCGCGTAGTGACGCTGGATGGCCTCAATCCGTGGGAGAAGCGTACGGAGCGCATGCGCGAGTACCAGTACTACCTCATTCATGTCCTGCGCCCACAGGACCCGCTTTTCGCCGGTATTTTGACCGAGCGTGGACGACGACTACCGAAAAACACGCTGCGGGTGTGGCAAAACCACGGCCTGATGTTGGAGCGCGTCCCGCCCGGTTTTTCGTTGTTGGCGAAGAGCGAACTCACCCGCAACCAGATCATGGTCAAGCGTAGCGATGGACAGTTGCTCTACGGCGTTCAGTTCCACCTTGAAAAATCCTTTGAGGACTGGCGCAAGTTGCCCAGCCCGTGGGAACACCGCAACGAAAGCCGTGACGGACGGCGTATGTTTGAAAACTTCCTTATCGAAGCGCTCAAACATCGCGGTAAGGCTGAGTTGGTGAGGGAAACCGCAACTTTACCAATGGCTTCGGCGGCGCCGGCGCAACCGGCTTACGCCGCCGTCGCCAAACCACGGTTCATCAACGGCCATAGTCAAGGTACGCCGCCAGTTTCGTCACCGTCGTCCATACCGGCGACGCCAGAGCCCGGCGAAGAATACATCGCCGACCGCCTGACGGGGCTGTGACGCCGGCGTACGACGGAGCGACGGCGCGTCTCACGGTCGCCATCCTCCGTGTCGGCCCCGGAACGCGCTCCCATTGAGGTCGCCGTTCAAGAGGTATGGTCGTACACAATGCGCCAGCCGACTGAGAAACGGCGTACCAACAGGGTGAATCGTCCCCCCAAGACGGTCTGGTCTGGTAAGACCACCCGCCAACCGCCATGGACAAGCGCCATCCGCGACCCGACCGGTTCAATCACGAGGTCATGGAAGTCAAGCGTTCCCATCGCCCGCCCTTCCGTTTGGTAGCGTTGGCGGTAGCGCGTTAGTACGGCTTCCCACCCCTTAGTTACGGTCGTCCCCGAGACGAACATCAGTTCGGGTGAGCGCCAGTAGCCGTCCATAAAGCCCTCTAGGTCGCCGCGATTCCAAGCGGCGACTTGGCGATCAAGCAGCATCCGAACCGCCGTTACGGCGTCCGGCGGACGCGCCGGCGTAGGCGACGGACTCAGGCACAGGCATAGCCAGAGCAACCTGATGCTCCAGTGGAACCGCTGCCTTGCCTTCCCAACCACAGGTGGGTTCATAAAGACCTTCCAAGGGTGAAAAACCCAGTGAAAATGGAAATGTAGGGCAACGCCCAAGCGGCTTTTTGCCTGCCATAAGCTCAGCCGTGCTTTGAACATGACGAGTTGGTGGACTCGCCGGAGGCTAAGTGTTCACGCCGCCGCCCGACCCGTCACATCTGCACATTGGTTACAACCGGATGGTCGGTCATGACCTACCGTTTCAGGCGTACCGGCGTATTCGATTTCAAAAACGTACACCGTACTCGGCCGATAGTTCGACACCCAGACGTGTTTGCCATCCGGCATCGTCGTCACCCCAATCGGGTGAACATCAGTCTTGGCCGTGAAGACTTGTTGCATCCGTTCGAGGTCAACGACGCCCAAGTTGTTGTCTTCGTAGTTGCACACAAAGGCATAGCGGTCATCCACCGACAGCGACATGGAGCGTGCCTGCGTCCCGGTTTTGGCGCGTCCGATGATGGTTTCCGTAGCGCGGTCAATCTTGATAAGCATCCCCGAAGCGTTCAGCGTCACGTAGAGCGTCTTACCGTCCTGCGACACGCAGACGTGACGCGGGTTGCGGCCAGTGTCAATGTTTCGAATCTTCTGGTGTCCGTTCTCCACGTCAATTACGGCTAGCGAGGACCCACCCATAATGCAGACGTAGGCCAGCTTGCCGTCGGGTACGAAGCAAATCCCGCGCGGTACGCGCCCAACCGGCACATCTTTGACTTTGACGAACTTCTCCGCATCCATCACCGTGATGGGCTTCGACAGCTAGTTGGCTGCATAGACCCACTTGCCGTCGGGACTTTCCGCCACAACCTTTGGGACACGTCCCGCCGGAACACGCGCGACAATCTGGTAGGTGTCGGTGTCAATCACGACGACGACGCTAGTGACGCCGACGCGCTCGCTGCCGTAAAGGGACACCCAAGCGTACTTACCGCCCTTCGTAAAGGTGCATTCAACGGGTTCGCCGCCGACCGGCACACGCTTGAGAATTTCGTATGTTTGGGCGTCAATGAACGTCACCTGACGGCCGTACAGGTTGCACGTCATGACGCGCTTGCCGTCGGGCAAAACCCGCAGCGACTTCGGCCCGGCCGGTACATTGAGCTTCTTGACGAGCCTCAGTCCGGCGATGGTTCCGCCGGACGGCTTAGGCGTTGCGGACGGCGGCGCGGTCGCTGGCGGTGCAGCGGGAGCGGCGGCGGCGATGGAGACCGGCTTGTCGGTGGAGCAGGCCGTCGAGACGGTGACCATCAATATGCAG
Proteins encoded in this window:
- the purM gene encoding phosphoribosylformylglycinamidine cyclo-ligase; translation: MMSYRDAGVDLDTANEAKHRIRNLARATFNSQVLSDIGGFGALFHPDFKGASDPVLVASADGVGTKLKVAFLTGVHDTVGYDLVAHCINDILVQGARPLFFLDYLATGKLAPSIVAAVVDGLARACRDFNCPLIGGETAEMPGFYADGEYDVAGFIVGWVDRARIIDGKRIAVGDVVLGLPSVGLHTNGYSLARKLFFETARYEADTFVDALGCTVAEELLKPHQCYLPVLDPLLDGGRLKGLAHITGGGLLDNLPRILPDGCAVAVQRGSWPTLPVFTHLVELGRLSETESYRVFNMGVGMVVVVAEADADAVRDAIQAQGGEAFTIGRVISGDRTVQLV
- a CDS encoding DUF3006 domain-containing protein → MDHTATAGPHHLVVDSLTEGFARLIFHGDAQVYFDCPRRLLPAGIREGDHLQMTFTRDDEARVREQAEVKSLLRELTQGNDPDQKDFYL
- a CDS encoding GatB/YqeY domain-containing protein, whose amino-acid sequence is MTLRERLLADLTAALKAKDTTRLEALRMVKAALQKQEIEVQHQLDDTEMTALLSTLIKQRREAAESFAKGGREDLAAKERAELELLESYLPPPPSAAELETLVTSVITETGAASVKDIGLVMKTVMAKLAGRPVDGKAVNELVRAKLSQ
- a CDS encoding DUF3386 domain-containing protein, which gives rise to MSTPVIVSTTGNATAEALLQDARARRATFPDERFHGFTATVVFDENARTFSGCLTFKNAREIIFELPGVSPESIQWLQDVLAMNIAHRLERTGGMPVPTDYPVRIVPGEENALGVKLVFDGDPMASSYRIRDGVITEVSRRMHGSRFTITTLEVVTTADGRNLPKHYVVTYFDPETGRLARVAQYTELYEQVGEMYLPSYIRVIETDDEKTTVRALVLRDLKLLSD
- a CDS encoding gamma-glutamyl-gamma-aminobutyrate hydrolase family protein (Members of this family of hydrolases with an active site Cys residue belong to MEROPS family C26.) is translated as MARQWKDYCEFEPILQRIEYMRVLVLDNLIACTSDLSEKAKDEPNFDAEAWVAEERKVASFAISNITQNINNLVMKPHWLVARLNELTDAKVADFDPDAIIISGTLRDFDLYNPKLIARLESFLQRTTIPVLGICGGHQIMGQAFGARVVTLDGLNPWEKRTERMREYQYYLIHVLRPQDPLFAGILTERGRRLPKNTLRVWQNHGLMLERVPPGFSLLAKSELTRNQIMVKRSDGQLLYGVQFHLEKSFEDWRKLPSPWEHRNESRDGRRMFENFLIEALKHRGKAELVRETATLPMASAAPAQPAYAAVAKPRFINGHSQGTPPVSSPSSIPATPEPGEEYIADRLTGL
- a CDS encoding DUF4440 domain-containing protein; protein product: MNPPVVGKARQRFHWSIRLLWLCLCLSPSPTPARPPDAVTAVRMLLDRQVAAWNRGDLEGFMDGYWRSPELMFVSGTTVTKGWEAVLTRYRQRYQTEGRAMGTLDFHDLVIEPVGSRMALVHGGWRVVLPDQTVLGGRFTLLVRRFSVGWRIVYDHTS